The region ATTTGGCATTGTGGCTCAATGAAGGACAGCTGGACAAGGCAGGATATGATGGGGAGGTCTCACCAGCGGATGTCAAGCAGTGGTGTGAAAGCAAGAGTGTTTGTTGTCTGTGGCGGGTCAGCTTGCGAgggctggagaggaagaggctgtGAGGACCGAGTCGTGGTTTTTGGAGTGTTTGCACTGTTTCACTGTACCATGTGTACTATACACGAGTATGGATATGAGTGATGACTGGAAACAATGGATTTATGCCTTCAATTCTGAGTGACACTCTGCCTGTGATGCTGTTGAGTGTGTCAGCGGGAATGGGCCGGAAATAAGCGGGGCCGAAGCAAACCGAGGTTGATAGCGCCAAGTTTCAGAAGATCCCCTCATCACAGTGACCGGAAACCGTTTGACGATGAGGATAGCGTGAGTGAGGGGGGACCTGGACGGTTCTTTTCCCCAATTTGGAGTCTTTTTCTATTTTGGTTTCTATTAAACATGAGCTCTTTGCATTTTGTCGTCCTATCCAAGAGTTCTGGTTTTGCTCACTCATTCCGGCTTTCTGACGCGACGCGCTCACTCTCACTCACAACCGTCCACTCGGTGCTCAACGCCAGCAAGAGAAGTTTCGTCACAACGTCAAGAAATCAGGACCAAGGGCCTCTTTTTGAAAAAGCAAAAATAATGGACCCCAAACTGTACACCAAGTCAGCTGCACCGTCGTCGACCAAGTGGCCTGCGCCCAGTCCCAGTGCCAGCATCCTGGTCATCTCGCCCACCAACAAAGTATTGCTGTTGAAGAGAGTGAAGACGGCCTCTTCTTTTGCGTCCGCGCATGTATTTCCTGGTGGCAACGTGGATGAGTTTCATGATGGGGTGACGGCCAAGGATGAGCACCTGGACAATATCGTCTATCGAAATGCTGCCATCCGTGAGACTTTTGAAGAGACGGGTATTTTGTTGAGTAAAAGCCATGTTGAAGTCAGTGATGAAGTGAGGGACAAGGGACGAAAGGATGTCTACAACAGACAGATCACCTTTGGGGGTTGGATCAAGAACCATGGTGGTGTGGCGGACACAGGTTTGTTTATGTGCTCCTCGCCCCTTTTCTCGTCAACGGACTTTTAACACAGATAGactccctcatccccttcACCAGATGGATcaccccacccccagccAAAAAGCGCTTCACAACCCAAATGTACCTCTACTTCCTCCCAGTATCCTCCGCCAACTCGTTCTCTGAAAAGCCCAGCAAGATCCACACCCCTACCCCAGAAGGCGAGCAGGAAAAGGAGCACACCTCTGCGGAGTGGGAGTACCCCCTCACCTGGCTGTCCAAGGCCCAAAGCGGGGAGATTATGCTTTACCCACCGCAATTCTACCTCTTGaatctcctctccccctttttgAACAACTCCAATATGGATTATGCCACGCAGCGGAAGGGGGTGAGGCAATTTCTGGAAGAGGTGCCGACTTCAAGCGGGGAGTACGACTCGTTTGATGGAAAGCTCAAGCCCAAGGTGTTGAATACCCATCTGATTGGCTGGAAAGACAAGGTTATCTCGCCTAGTGTGATGTTTGCGCCGGGGCAGCTGTACAGGGACGAGACCGTGTTGAGTTTGGAGTCGCCTGGTCCTGAGCTCAGGGCTCAAAAGGGGAAcatgaggggaggggatgcggagagggtggtggttgttgaatTTGAGAGGAAGAGTGGCCCGAGGGGGATCAAGATTGTTGacaggggggaggtggggaggctgtgggaggagaaggagaggaagggggcgaGGATATGAGGTTGAGGTAGTTACTGTCTGTAACCGCCTGTTCGTTTGAAAGGCATCCGTGGTGCTCTGATGCCGGATTTTGGATGGAGAATAAGAGTCGGACGTTCTAGGTTTCAAGTGGGTGTCCATCGACGTCCTCTTTCCTTGTTATGTAAGGCAAGCAGTGCCTTGAGCTTGAACACTTTGAGTTTGCTTGTCTTTGAGCTTCTGAAAGCTTTTAAATTCTCCATCATGTAACAAATTTGGACCACCAAGAAACTTGAACCGCATTCCTGTCGTCTCTCTTATCTTCATCCAGCAAACACATTTACCCCATAGTGTTTCTTTTCAGGTTGTCCTGTAAGCTAGTGCACACGTTAGGTATTTAACCGGCCAAGCACCATTCAATCTTCGAAGCATTCTCAGTTCCAATGGACCCCCCCACTGTTGCCTCCTGTGATACCCATCTGAGGCTTCTCGAGTCTTTCGTGGCCTTGAGGGACAGGGTGCGATAATGGGCGCAATCGAACCAGACAGACCAAGAAGCATTGCGGGATTACTTCGTTTTACAACCGCCCGGTTTTATCGTTGGGTTTTCTCCGTGAGCGATACTGCGATACAAACCTCGCTGCCACCGCTCGGTGAGTTAGTAAGCTTCTGCATATATGATTTTATCGTGGATATGCTAATGGTTCTGCCTCTGATAACATAGACATGCTGATGATTTGGCATTCCTTCATATTAAATCCGTATGTTTATAGAGACTGGTGCACAGTAGTCCGTCTCAGCGGGGCTGCGGGGCGCGGTCTACAATGGAAACTGCTTATAGGTAACATGCTGGTTTTATTCCAACATACAAAATAACTCCAGGACAACGATTAACAAAGTGGTCTTATTCAGCACAAAGCCATCGATACTGATCCGGCAAAATTCTCTCTCTTAGAGTCACAAGTGCGGGATATTGCACTTCTAGGCACGTCTCAGACCGACGTTTCCCAGCTTTTATCAGTGGAAATACTTGAGATTTCGGCAAGGAATCACGACTTACCTACTTACTAACCTACTACGTACGACTTAGTAGCTGCTGTGAACCTTTAGTCTAAGTTCACCCTAATAATAATACGATTTGGATGGATTTATTGCCCCTATTTATACTTAATCCTTCGGCGTGCGATCATACGATCCAGTAGCTTTCTTCGCCAGTAGGCGTGCCTACCCTGGACATAGACCTGGTCTGGCATACACACTAACTCTCCCCCGCACAATACTTCCAATTCTCAAGAAATGTCACCCACGGACATTTTATTAACCATAATAACGACCTCGAGCACAAGGCCCTTTCTTCTGGTTTCGAGCAGACAAAACAGCTGTACAAACACCATTTTGGCGAGAAATATGTTCTCTGCAATAGCTGGTTCTGTGAGGCAGCTCGTTTACAACCCGACGGGGCCTTGCCGAAGGCCGAGCTGACGGCGGTTTAACGGTTGATCAGAAACTCAAGCTTTTTGCTGCCAGTAAAGCTTGACCTAGCAGAATGTAACCGCCACAACCGTGAGGTTCCATACCAGCCTGAAGGAGGCtgtggaggttgtggaggcTGTGCGGGCGGTGGAAATCGTTGTGTCGGTGCTTAGAGCATTGCCTGCAAGACACCTCGGGTACATTATTTTATATGAGAGATGAAATGTTATCTATTGTAGTATTTACAGATTCTGGAAGCTAAACTAGGTAGTGGGTTGTGTTGAGAAGTTAAAGGTTGATAATCATGGAGCAACCGTGGAGGGGGGCCCCTGGCTGGTGAGACAAACAGGGGCCTCCGTAAAGGCGCTCTCTTGGGTATTCAACTATACAACGACATCGAGCAAGGTGATATCATATCTGCCCTCCACAACACAAGAGCGCTTTATTGTCGGGTTTTTTGCGAGGAATATGTTGTCTGCTATAACTGGTTCTGTTAGACGGCTTGTTCAAAGGCCATCGACGGCCCTTCAGAGCCCCATCAAACAGTCAAGTCTGACGTTCCTACCCAGGTTGAACGGGACCTAGAGTGTAGTCACCACAAAGATGGAATTCAGGGCACGGTGGGGGAAGTTAATAACTATAGCGGGATCCTACAAATCGAAAATATTAGAGTTTTGTTTATTACGGTATCTGGGCCCTGATATGGGCTAATATAGTACTTGACTACTACTTATATAGAGTTAGGGGTTATATTTCTATagcttatatattaattaaaaataaaaacattAATGGTTATTGTAATTACTGTAGTcaataatttaattaaaaaatcGTTAATATTGTTTTAAAAATTTAGTTTTGCGTATAAATAAACGGGTTTAAAttctattttattaattttataatgctttaatttttcttattaatctatttatttattaatagcctagtaaaaaaacgactttttaatattttctcAGGGCTTACCGGTTAATTGAAGGCTAGTAATTTTTTGGCTAAGGGAGGGCCTTAATACTATGTATTCGAAAATATGAGAGTTTTATTTAATGTAATATCTGGACCCTAATGTGGCACTTGGCTCCTGTAGGCTCCCGCTTTGGAAGGCAATTGCCAGTTGCAGGGGTTGTAATAGTAGCTGCAATGGTTCATAATGTCAACGGGTGCAGTTGAGCCAACACCAGATTGTCAACTAGGTAAAGGATGGAGTTATCATTTCAGCTGTGAAACTACAGAGTGGGGTTTGAGTACCGTGGGCTTGTAAATATGTTTGTATCTGACTGttgtcaccaccacagcgATGTTCAATGAGACCGATTGTCCTTTTTCATCACCAATATCATCCGGGACTCAACGTTATTCCGCAAGACCTTGTCAGAGTCACGAGATTCCAAGTTACGTACCAAATGACGAATAGCTTGATCACATATTAGTTGTACTCCCCATGTGAAAACACAAATTGACAATTTAGGTAGTACTCACCGGGCTAATCACCCCGTGGGCCGGAATCTCAGCTGTTGAAGAGGCTGACCtgggtgggggtttggtCTCGACACCAGTACCAATCATGGTGGGGGATTATAATTGTAGTACGTTGTGCGGCTCATGCACGTCTCAGAAGACAGCTCAAATTCCATGACATCGTCGGCACGTATGGTTTGGGGATCACGTAGAGAGTAGTAGCGCTGACAAATTCGATAGTCTTGATCTTCACCAAACTTTACATTAATTGCCCTGCCTTTGCACGTTTCCGGTTAGTTCAGCACCATCAATGCCCATTATAAAAGACTCGAACATCCTTTAATTGACACTGTGTACTAGGCCAGGTTTGGCTGTCGCGATAGACGAATCCAGACcacgccttcttcttcggacTCGTCGAACAGTACCGAGGCTTCGCCAGCGCCGAGATAGTACAGTGATCCCCATTCAATATGCAGGCAGTCGTAGCCTGAGGTGTTTCGGTCAGGGAGCGGTCGTCGTGAACAGAGCCCAATCACAGTCAGGGTGGTCACCTTTCAGGGGTGAGTTGGTTGAGGCGAGCGAGGGACATCACTACTTGGTGACACAATGACTAGCGGTGATGCCTCATATAGTGACATCGTGGTTCGGTGTTCGGTGTAGTACAACGGCCGGTTTGGTCCAAGACAACAAGTCCGAGGCGTCAACCGGCTCGCTCCACATTCCGCCGCCCTCTGACAATAATATGCCTTGTTTCTGCCGGTCAAATATTGGAACGGGGAACAGCCGGCGCCTGGGTCCGAGAAAACAAATCCGAGGCATCAGCCGGCAGGCTAGGCATCCGCCGAATGAGGAAGGAGACATTGGTGATAATGATGTTGGAACACGGTTGTTGGTGTATTGAGGAAGAAATCAACTACCTCCACGGCGAGAGAGAAGAAACTAGCTCAGGTTGGCCTGAGCTCCCATGGCAACAACCGTGGATACTGCCTCACAATAGATGATGAGAGACGTCCGGCCGGAAAGGCATAAAAGGGCTGGCTCCCCTCTGTGTCCTAGAGCTGTTGAACTCTTCACTTCTCCAACCAGCTCAAGCATCACCGAGGAAAGCTCCAGATTCCACATCTAGCAATTCAAAAGCCTTCTCAGAGCAATCTTTtacatcctcctcaaccgccaATATGAAGTTCCTtgccctctcccttctcgccacctccgccgccgccatcgacCTGCACCTTGAGTTCGCAGGCGGCTGCTCAACTTCAGGAGGCGGCTACATCTGCTACAACTGGAACCCCGACTCGTGCTGCAGCGTTAACGCGGGAACCTTTTTTAACAGCGGCAGCTTCAGAGCCATCCCGCCCCAGTGGAACATCCAGGCGCGCGGGCACGCCCCCCCCAGGTGCGGCACCATTCGCCAGCAGGAGGACAGCCGCGGCCGCACCTACGTCTGCCTGGGCAACGGGCCCTTTGGCGGGCTGGGGTACGGATTCAACAACAGGAAGATGATTCGCGgcgagacggtggaggaggaggaggagacggagacAGAGTGCGTGCAGCCGAATGTGATGTACCTGGCTGATGGGACGCAATACAACTACACGGCTATTGTCGAGGCCAAGCTGGACACCGTGGAGCTCAATGAGATTGCCAAAGCTGGCGCGTCGGCGGCGGACATCCCGGAGAGTTTCGAGGCTTTCAAGATCGTGCAGTAGATGTTCGGATGACGGCAGATCTTGAGACTCCTGTCAGGATTCTAAGAGGCGGAGCGGGTTGATGCTTGGTATGGCGGGTTGGCGATGTGCCTCCTTCCTTTCGTTCATTACTTTCGTTCATTACTTTCATATGCTCATCTTGCCCGGGTGTGCATTTCTCTTGCCGTGGGCCCCGGCCGCCCGACTTGTGGGCGTTAAACAACAAATAGACTCTCATTTCGAGAGAAATCCAATGCTGTTTCTTAGGAAGAATTACTGCCAAAATCTGAGGAAGATTTCTTCTTCATTTCTGCATTCACACCCCTAAGTCTTCCAATGAACATGAAGCATATAAGCGCCGACAGAAAATACAAATCGAAAATAAAACGGGCTGTAGAGAATATAGGTACTTCGGTAAATCGAGCTTGAATTTTCAGGGTCTCACCTGGCAAATGGGGCCAGCCATGACACCAGTCACCTGTTTTCTCCTGTTGGAAAGATCAACAACCACGGATCCATAGTATCGCAGGTTGAAGCGCTTACAATTGGAGCTTGAGAAGTTTCAGGGCGGGCAATGTATTCATTAAGCTGCAGATGTTCGATGTTCCGTTCAAAGTTTGGTCGGGCTACGCCCAACCCCTGATAACCCCAATAACCCTCTTCTGCCGGTCTTATGATACCCTGAAATTACCGCCCTGACTACCCTGATAATTCAACAGAACTAGCCAGTGTAGATAATTCCGCAATATGCAATTCACATGGTGAGTTTTTAAGGCCAAGCTCGTATTGCTCGTGAGACTGCAAGGAACCGTTGGGGGCGATGGAGGTGGCTGATGGGAGCGATGTGGGCATAGCATTGATAATATCAAGATCGCTGGACAATTCCGAATTCTTTTTGTGAAGCTCAAAGACCTTCCTCCTTCCCGCCCGGAAATCAATATGGAAATCACCCTGCACACTAAGAATAGCAAACCTGCCCGGCCGCTATCGTCCACCATCTTTACTCAACAACTCAGTTTCTCGAGTCACAGCCTTGTACCGGCTATACTCAATGCCAAGCACAGCCTTCAACCCTTCCTGGCACCGTATATATAAAGATCTTGCTTTATGGGTTTTGCCCTATTGAACTTGAAACTTTGCACAATCTTCCATATTCTCGAGAGAATCAATACTAGCAGTGATAGTCTCTGCTATTGCCTTTTCATACCCCTGTAGCGCACGCCAATATAATGTCTCTGCTTCTTAAACCCGGCCCTAATCTCGATAGAGATTACCTAGATTATTAATAGGATCAAGTATTAATGGGTCGTCTGGGCCAAATGCCTTCTTTCCGCCCTGCAGTGCATGCTCATATATAGCGTCCGCCTCCTTAAGCCGCCTTGATTCCAATAAACAAGGCCTAGATTGTTAATAATATCAAGTATTGATGGGGGGTCTGGCCCAAGTGCCTTCTCTTCGCCCTACAGTGCGCGCTTATATATGGCCTCTGCCTCCTAAAATAGGGCTATATTTTTAAACAGGTCGCCTAGTCCTTTTAAAGTCCACTTTTCTCCTTTAATAACTAGTGTTCCGTTTAAGATCGTTGTTAAACAAAATGCTATATACCCTAGAAGCCGCCATTATTGTGTATAGTACTTCTGTTTAGTATCCTTTAGTATCTTTAAGTTGACGTATATTATTACGAGCTATGCTAAATCATAACTTTTTATCTCGTTTAACACGTGTCTCGTCCAGGCGtatatataactatatatacCATACCTACGCAATTCTATATACtttattagcgatatattcGGCTGAGTTAGGGTATAAATACATAAGATACGTATTGCTTTATTCAATTTAGTTCTATCGtatattatttcctaaaacCAGGCTAGTCCTCGTGGTCAGCCTTCTTAAAGCAGCTCTAACCACATATCCTTGTGGTCAAAATAggcctatatttataacAGTACTATAAATACTGTATTTTACCGCTTAATTTAGGTATATAAGATATTCTATGTCGAGTAGAGGGCTCGGTCGTAGGAGAGTAGCGATTGCGTGGTGATATGAAGACGTCGCTATGACTTCTTATATAACTGAGGATATTCggtatatattatacgtaTGTTATGGAGGTAAGCCTTAGTAGTCGAAAGGGTAAGTGGCAGCCCGTCTAGCTCTTACGTAAATTCGGTAGTAGTAGCGtctataaataatagttaGTTGGCTTTCTTGAACCCTCATCTGATTTTCATTTACCTCTATGTAGCTCTTGTCGTTGCGAGGTATGGGATAGAATCTCTAGACTATAATCGATGGCTTTTAACTTCTTTAGTGGTACGTGGGAACCGAGATCGACCCTTAATGCTCGTGTTGTGATGAGGATAGTGCTATAGTAAACATGCGGGAAGAATGGGCGTATATTATAACCTACAGAAGC is a window of Podospora pseudopauciseta strain CBS 411.78 chromosome 1, whole genome shotgun sequence DNA encoding:
- a CDS encoding hypothetical protein (COG:S; EggNog:ENOG50) encodes the protein MKFLALSLLATSAAAIDLHLEFAGGCSTSGGGYICYNWNPDSCCSVNAGTFFNSGSFRAIPPQWNIQARGHAPPRCGTIRQQEDSRGRTYVCLGNGPFGGLGYGFNNRKMIRGETVEEEEETETECVQPNVMYLADGTQYNYTAIVEAKLDTVELNEIAKAGASAADIPESFEAFKIVQ
- the SLX4_2 gene encoding 5'-flap endonuclease (EggNog:ENOG503Q4XE; COG:L) is translated as MSSLHFVVLSKSSGFAHSFRLSDATRSLSLTTVHSVLNASKRSFVTTSRNQDQGPLFEKAKIMDPKLYTKSAAPSSTKWPAPSPSASILVISPTNKVLLLKRVKTASSFASAHVFPGGNVDEFHDGVTAKDEHLDNIVYRNAAIRETFEETGILLSKSHVEVSDEVRDKGRKDVYNRQITFGGWIKNHGGVADTDSLIPFTRWITPPPAKKRFTTQMYLYFLPVSSANSFSEKPSKIHTPTPEGEQEKEHTSAEWEYPLTWLSKAQSGEIMLYPPQFYLLNLLSPFLNNSNMDYATQRKGVRQFLEEVPTSSGEYDSFDGKLKPKVLNTHLIGWKDKVISPSVMFAPGQLYRDETVLSLESPGPELRAQKGNMRGGDAERVVVVEFERKSGPRGIKIVDRGEVGRLWEEKERKGARI